In Mycoplasmopsis meleagridis, the genomic stretch TTACTAAAAAACCAATATTATGCCTTGTTAGTTTATAACTTTCTCCTGGGTTTCCTAAACCTACTATTAATTTCATCACTTCTCCTTCTTTAAAATTTCTTGCATAGAAGTATAAATTACTTCATTATTTTTTCTATCTCTAATTTTAGAAGCATATAAACTAATATCACCTATCACATTAATTTCTTCTTTTGCTCTTGATATTGCTGTATAAATTAATTTATTTTTTAACATATGGCTAAAATCACTAAAAACTAAGAAATTTACACAATTTGTTTCGGATCCTTGAAATTTATGGACTGTTGTAGCATAAGCTAATTTCAAATTTTCCTTAATTATTTCCTTTGAGTAAACAATTTTTTTATATTCAAAATCTACTATAAGTAAATTGTCACTTATTTCTACTACTTTTCCTATTTCGCCATTAAAAACATCTAAATCATAATCATTTACTATTTGTATAACTCTATCTCCTAAATATAAAGGCTCAGAATTAGATAAAACATCGAAAGAAATAGCATTAGGAATGGATTCAATTCTATATTTTTGAATTTTTTTATTTATTTCATTAACTAATTCATTTGTTGGAGCTAAAAAAATAACGTTGTCTTCTCCATACTTATTAATGTTATTAGTTCATATTTTATACAAGTTATTGTAAAAATCATTTTTACTAAAATCATAAAAATTCACTCTTGATGAATTTGATATTTCAAAAATATTATTTTTTATTTTATAAAAATGATTTATTAAATCTAAATTATCAGTTCTATAGAATTCATCGAGTTCTGTGAAAGGTATTTTTTTTGATTCTATTAAATCTCCTAAAATATTACCTGCTCCAATGCATGGAATTTGATTATTATCACCTATTATTACTAATTTTTTAATCATAGGACACTTTTTTAATAAAAAATCAAAAATATCAATATTAACCATTGAAAATTCATCTATTATAAGTATTTTTAAATCATTATTAATTTCACCAATATTTTTAAATTTTTCTTCCTTAGGGATTTTTAAAAAACTATGAATAGTTCTAACATTATCTAATCCTTTTTGAATTAAATTAGCGGCTGCTCTTCCAGTAGGGGCCAAAATTTGAATTTCATTTTTTTTAATATTACTATTTAAAAAATTATTATAAATTTCTTTTACTACATAAGATTTACCTGTTCCTGGTGGGCCTGTAATAATAGAAACTGGATAATCTATAGCTTTAATAAATGCTTGCTGTTGTTTAGAACTTAATTCATAACTTGAATGATTATTCTCAATAAAAATATAACTCTGCATAATTTTGTATATATTTTTTAAAATATCTTGCTCTTTTTTTCTTATTGATTCAGTCGTGATTTTAAGACAATCTTCAGAAAAAATAAGTTTCTTTTTACTTAACAAATCAGCTATTTTATCTTCTAAATCTTTGTTTTCTATATGATAAAATTCATTGATAAAAGATGCAATTTTAAATAAATCATAAGGTATTAAAGTGCTATTATTTTTCTCACAAAAATAGCCAAAATAATATAAAATAAAAACTTCATTTTTTAATGAAAAATCATCTAAATAATTAATTTGATTTAACTTTAAAGAATCTTCTAACTTTAATAATTTCAAAGGAGAAATGGAAAATTTAAAATAAAAATTGTAAATACTTTCCTTCATAATGTCGTCAAAAAAAGAAGACATATCTGTTTCTTTTCTCAATTCATTAAATAAAAAGTAAAGATTATTATTTAGAAAATATTTCCCTACCGAATCTTCAAGAAATTGTTTTAAAGAATCAGCAATTTGTTTTCCTAAAATATCTATAAAATAGTTATTTTTAGTAAATGAAGACAATATTGTTTCTCAATTATTTGTGCCACAAAATTCTTCTATTTTTTTTGCTTTTGCCGGCCCAAAATTTTTAATATTAAAAATTAAAATTTTTTTTATTTCGTTCCTTGAATATTTTGGTTCACTTATCTCATATATTTCATAAGAATCATATTTTTTATTGTACTTATTTAAAAATAAAATATACTTCTTTCTTTTTAAAAGATTTGACGTTTTAGAAATAACTTTATAATTTTTTTTAGTTTTATCTTCTAC encodes the following:
- a CDS encoding ATP-dependent DNA helicase, with translation MDEENQLKIEGEIIKILFEKKGFILYLFVEDKTKKNYKVISKTSNLLKRKKYILFLNKYNKKYDSYEIYEISEPKYSRNEIKKILIFNIKNFGPAKAKKIEEFCGTNNWETILSSFTKNNYFIDILGKQIADSLKQFLEDSVGKYFLNNNLYFLFNELRKETDMSSFFDDIMKESIYNFYFKFSISPLKLLKLEDSLKLNQINYLDDFSLKNEVFILYYFGYFCEKNNSTLIPYDLFKIASFINEFYHIENKDLEDKIADLLSKKKLIFSEDCLKITTESIRKKEQDILKNIYKIMQSYIFIENNHSSYELSSKQQQAFIKAIDYPVSIITGPPGTGKSYVVKEIYNNFLNSNIKKNEIQILAPTGRAAANLIQKGLDNVRTIHSFLKIPKEEKFKNIGEINNDLKILIIDEFSMVNIDIFDFLLKKCPMIKKLVIIGDNNQIPCIGAGNILGDLIESKKIPFTELDEFYRTDNLDLINHFYKIKNNIFEISNSSRVNFYDFSKNDFYNNLYKIWTNNINKYGEDNVIFLAPTNELVNEINKKIQKYRIESIPNAISFDVLSNSEPLYLGDRVIQIVNDYDLDVFNGEIGKVVEISDNLLIVDFEYKKIVYSKEIIKENLKLAYATTVHKFQGSETNCVNFLVFSDFSHMLKNKLIYTAISRAKEEINVIGDISLYASKIRDRKNNEVIYTSMQEILKKEKWWN